The Ptychodera flava strain L36383 chromosome 7, AS_Pfla_20210202, whole genome shotgun sequence DNA window tacatgGGGCCTTCAGAGTGAACATATAGCTGTAGCCCAGTATGTACAAGATATGGAAAGAAATGGCTACACAGTATCGACAAGAGATATGGGATTGGTTGTTAATCCCAGTTATCCTTTCTTGGGTGCCTCTGTAGATAAGTTTGTGACAATTAAACCACCATGTATTCCTGCTGATAACAGCCCTCAACATGGTTGTGTTGAAGTGAAATCTCTTCTATCAAGTATGCAAAGTATACACCAGAAGAAGCTTCTAAAATGCCTGATactttttttgaatttgttgataataagctttcactaAATCATAATCATAAGTATTATTTTCAGATACAAGGTCAACTGTTCGTGTGTGGCTTAGATTGGTGTGATTTAGTTGTATGGTCCCCATGTGGTTTGCTGTTGAGAGGATACATAAAGACATAGCTTTGTGGAAGAAATGTTGCCAGTACTTggggaattttattttacctATGTTTTGCCTGAGTTGACAAGACGCAGTGTAAGTAATTAAAAACTGTGTCGGATATTCTAAATTATTTGAAGCCATACAACAATATGTAATAGATGAATCAAACAATTTAATCTGATGttgatattttatcattatATTTATTGTCTTTATACATACCAGgtattttatatgcaaatgCTGATTTAtcacagtgaaaaatattttattatacataCTGTATATACTGTAGAATATGtctgaatatgcaaatactgaTTTAATACACAAtgacaaataatttattttacataCTGTATATCAGAATATTGAATACATTAATACTGATCTATACACAGTGAcaaataatttttgatatatactgtacatattgaGGAATGTATGTGAatatttaatatacaaataCTGATTTATACACTGtgacaaataattttatataaATACTGTATATACGGATAAATATATCTGAATAtaaattaagcaataaataaTCACATAATCTGTCAATTCATATTTCTGAGACTATATTATATTtagaattaattaatttatataaGTAGGCATTACAGAAACTCAATATGACAAAAGTGAAGTATTTATTCACTCCCATCATCAATAAGAGGGGGAAGAAAATTTGTTAAATGACAACAAACATGCCAGATCTCATTTAATTGTCTACACAAGGTAATTGGAATAGTCATTTGTAATATTCTGAAATTCTTTACTCTCTCAATTGCCCTTTCAACATGTATTCTCAGACGAGCAATTCTACGAGTTTCAGTTTCCTGTTTAAGTGTCATCTGATTAATTCCTTTTAGAAAAGGAGGATGGTTCACACGAACACCAACAGCGTCAAACAGTTCTTGCACTTCAAAACCTTTATCTGCCATAACATGTACACCAGATAATGTAGAAAACTTCTCAACCAGCCCACATTTCTTTGTTAGCTCTTTGTCTGATACAGAACCAGCATAAAGGTCAGAGATGAAAGCAACTGGCCCATGTGGTAATATACCAACAAGACCTTTGGCAGTGTTATGATTTTTGTACCTTGAAAATGTAATGCTCTGCAATGCTAAAACTACTAGGTGctcaatgaaaatttctgtgCAATCAACAATTAAAAATGTGTCTTCATATCCAATAGAACTAAAAACATGGGGGAGTTTAGAATGAACAAAATTTTTTGATGGCCAGATAGgaagttgagaaaatttattATACATGATATTTATCCAGGTTGAAAATATTCTACTTACAGTTGATTCAGAGATGTGAAATCTATGGGCGAGATCTTTTTCTAAATAAGCTTGACGTAGCCTATTAAGTGTAAGAAAGAGTTCATCTGCTGGTGATAAACTCCTCTCTTTCCCCCTTTGTGTAACATAAGATGGATCATTCCCCTTAGTTGTTGATCCCCAATAATTTATTTTCCCATctgtatttaaaaaatcaaaaatggcaagaaaacaaaaataatctgGTAATCCAGTATAAAACTTAAAATCCTCATTACTGCACATAAATCGCCTCAAACCAAAACGTTCGATTTCCAACTGTTGTTCAAGTCTCCTAGTTTTCTCCTTTTCTTCTATCAATTGCCTCTCCAATTCAGCTAATTTGTCACAGGTATGGAATTCCTTTTCCGTAACATTACCAGGTATTTCTGGTACCTgcacaaaaatcaaatgacaagatCTATTGTTATCCACAGTATACTTCATAATTCATAGACAACACCTCTATAATATATGACACAACAAATCTCAATGCAAATCCCATTGGCACATCATTCAGTGAGCGACAGGAGATCAAAAGCAACAACATGATTCAGAAAGACAATTCACATCTTGTGAGACAAAGAAGAGACTGCATGTACCAACATACTAGTGACTATAATCACGATCACTCCACAAAAGTGACTGTAGTAATAAATCGACCACCACGCTGAATACAAATCATGTTTAATGACTGGAGACTTTTATGATatgatttttattacattatgaaAATGCTCTGATATAGTCATACGACTGAAGATATTCTTACCCCATATGGTTCTGAGTCTTGTTTAGCTTGTAGACTTCTCAATTTGACAGATAACATGGGTGATTTCTCTCCCTTATCAATGTCATGGCACTCAGGCTGAAAGAAAGGATTGAAAGTGGGTCAATATCACAGCTGACAGAATGTAAACAAAGCTCATTGGACTAAAAATAGCAGGAAACTTTGATTCATATACAAACATTGTAACATATCACACACACAAAGTTTCAATGTTCAATCCCACAGAGGAATCCCTATCAAAAAGTTACACTTTGGACACAATGTTTCGACAGGGGATTCCTAAATAACATACAAAGTTTCAGTGGGGGATTCCCCTTTGTGAGTCTCAGGTCAAACGAGGATTTCGCTGCCGTGAATCCTACTGCTCTTTCCTCCAACTTTGTTTATTGGCGCTCAGATGAGAGCATACGAATAACGAGGCCGCACTCATTTCcattcaaaatcatttaaaaagaCGTGAGATTGATTGTCATCGCGCCACTTGAGTATGGCCCCCCAATGGCCCTATGACACAGAAAAGGGATCCATGAGCTatgtgtttcaaaattcaaCGTCTATGGTGCCAGGTTTTCCTGATACAGTTCGTACCGTAGCGGTAATACATTTTCGCGAAATCTACACAAGTTGATGCCGTAACGAGGTGAAAATGATCACGGTCTGACGGgttgaaaagaaaaagtaacCATGGTCCCTCA harbors:
- the LOC139137810 gene encoding uncharacterized protein, which translates into the protein MGRYVCAIAHCPEKSYERSPGVKFYKLKYQPQHIQKIWKRRILLMRTDVKKQSDLTDVCICSRHFQGGAKTKISNIPTIFPKKSDDGSITWPQNHIQIFPRKSSRRGLPPNRTPLSLNNNNNNNDGSGGTLSEKLEDLKRKECNKNNEPECHDIDKGEKSPMLSVKLRSLQAKQDSEPYGVPEIPGNVTEKEFHTCDKLAELERQLIEEKEKTRRLEQQLEIERFGLRRFMCSNEDFKFYTGLPDYFCFLAIFDFLNTDGKINYWGSTTKGNDPSYVTQRGKERSLSPADELFLTLNRLRQAYLEKDLAHRFHISESTVSRIFSTWINIMYNKFSQLPIWPSKNFVHSKLPHVFSSIGYEDTFLIVDCTEIFIEHLVVLALQSITFSRYKNHNTAKGLVGILPHGPVAFISDLYAGSVSDKELTKKCGLVEKFSTLSGVHVMADKGFEVQELFDAVGVRVNHPPFLKGINQMTLKQETETRRIARLRIHVERAIERQTTWGPYN